A part of Natronogracilivirga saccharolytica genomic DNA contains:
- a CDS encoding T9SS type A sorting domain-containing protein, with translation MYFKNNLPEMPEGYIPVCNYLAVLLILAFIFPTLLFAGNSDISVSRESISPANGTWNSSIIYHGDDGHLIYHSDEDGNRIPDFSHAGYRGGGVDLPEVQVVKTLDPSDSGDDTEQIQQALDEVGQMGKDENGHRGALLLNPGTYHISDRIIIRDSGVVLRGSGDGDDPSSNSIVYADKDIGNISIQIGSGNVDWLIAQGSPLTEISTEMVLVGSRTFEVENADGFNVGDDIIIWHQATNEWVEAVDYGGLPLSEPDPWEAGQNSLHIQMKREIVGMENNVIAVDVPVYNHLDRKLSQVQVFKPDFSELVTESGVEDFRLVLESEGPESDDHGLHAIIFDGVEDSWADGVTVMQFRLFGFSTTNSSFVTIQNSRALDPHSPIAGSRRYNFNVSARSNNIFFSGNKATEGRHCFVSNGTASASGAVFHNSVSYGANGASEGHRHWSQGMLFDNLEFRETNRERVVGLYNRGNWGTRHGWSAAHSVVWHTDPGNNNYMVVQQPPTAQNYGIANRGYVTGDGPWEGPDGHIEGTGETPEIMSLYEAQLEERLAHGTPPDTPGPLKVTPVDDNENLKLEWSFLGLTEMDIVIERSVNQGDFEVLEVVSSDVSAYTDEDTGENEYRYRIAAEDQGRMSAWSNQSGFNMKLSDFILRDPQSGSHETVTDDPDKKLSLWWNEVESDFDITYTWYLDRANGDFSDALLEKEIDIQLVEVPHSVIYQKLSEKGVDIDSTFHGQWTVKATGGPLEVWAEKPFEIFIQRDGTDTQSSEERDKAHPESVELHQNYPNPFNPTTIIRFELPHTEQVRLEVFDVSGRKISTLLDETVSAGMHEVTFDASGLSSGMYLYKMQTNNFLQTRQMMFIK, from the coding sequence GGTGATGACGGCCATTTGATCTATCACTCCGATGAAGATGGTAACCGCATCCCTGATTTCAGTCATGCAGGGTATCGTGGTGGAGGCGTGGATTTGCCGGAAGTACAGGTAGTAAAAACATTGGATCCCTCAGATTCCGGAGATGACACCGAACAAATACAGCAAGCACTTGACGAAGTTGGTCAAATGGGAAAAGATGAAAATGGGCACAGGGGGGCTTTGTTGTTAAACCCTGGTACATACCACATTTCTGATCGAATAATAATTCGTGACAGCGGAGTGGTGTTACGTGGGTCCGGTGATGGTGATGATCCTTCTTCCAACTCCATCGTCTATGCTGACAAAGACATAGGTAATATTTCCATTCAGATTGGAAGTGGTAATGTAGACTGGCTTATTGCACAAGGCTCACCTTTGACAGAAATAAGCACAGAGATGGTATTGGTTGGCTCAAGAACATTTGAAGTTGAAAATGCGGATGGCTTTAATGTTGGTGATGATATCATTATTTGGCACCAGGCCACGAATGAATGGGTAGAGGCTGTTGACTATGGAGGCCTTCCGCTCTCAGAGCCGGACCCCTGGGAAGCAGGTCAAAATAGCCTTCATATCCAAATGAAACGAGAAATCGTTGGCATGGAAAACAATGTCATTGCCGTCGATGTCCCCGTCTATAATCATCTTGATCGTAAACTCTCCCAAGTTCAGGTCTTCAAACCTGATTTCAGTGAACTGGTAACCGAGTCGGGGGTAGAGGATTTTCGACTTGTACTGGAGAGTGAGGGACCTGAATCCGATGATCATGGGTTACATGCTATTATTTTTGATGGTGTTGAGGACAGCTGGGCTGATGGCGTAACGGTGATGCAGTTCAGACTTTTCGGATTTTCAACAACCAATTCAAGTTTTGTTACCATACAGAATTCACGCGCACTGGATCCCCATTCACCTATCGCCGGCTCCAGGCGTTACAATTTTAATGTCAGTGCTCGTTCAAATAATATTTTCTTTTCAGGAAACAAGGCAACGGAAGGAAGGCATTGTTTTGTTTCCAACGGTACGGCTTCTGCTTCCGGTGCTGTCTTCCATAACAGTGTATCCTATGGAGCTAACGGGGCTTCTGAAGGCCACCGGCACTGGAGTCAGGGAATGCTGTTCGATAATCTTGAATTCAGAGAGACAAACAGAGAAAGAGTTGTTGGTTTATATAATCGTGGAAATTGGGGTACAAGACACGGCTGGAGTGCGGCTCACTCTGTCGTGTGGCATACAGATCCGGGAAATAACAACTACATGGTTGTTCAGCAACCTCCCACAGCACAAAACTACGGCATCGCAAATCGTGGGTATGTGACGGGTGATGGACCCTGGGAAGGTCCCGATGGACATATTGAAGGTACAGGTGAGACTCCTGAAATCATGTCATTGTATGAAGCCCAGCTCGAAGAGCGCCTTGCACATGGAACGCCTCCCGATACTCCCGGTCCGCTAAAAGTGACACCGGTTGATGACAATGAAAACCTGAAGCTTGAGTGGTCCTTTCTCGGATTGACCGAAATGGACATTGTAATTGAACGATCAGTAAATCAGGGTGACTTCGAGGTATTGGAAGTCGTAAGCTCTGATGTGTCTGCCTATACCGATGAAGACACAGGAGAAAATGAGTATCGGTATCGTATTGCAGCAGAGGATCAGGGACGAATGTCAGCCTGGTCAAATCAAAGCGGCTTCAATATGAAACTGTCGGATTTTATACTGAGAGATCCGCAAAGCGGGTCGCATGAGACTGTTACTGACGACCCTGACAAAAAGTTGAGTTTGTGGTGGAATGAAGTTGAAAGCGATTTTGATATTACATATACCTGGTATTTGGATCGTGCAAATGGGGATTTTTCGGATGCCCTTTTGGAAAAAGAAATTGATATTCAACTTGTCGAAGTTCCCCATAGCGTCATTTACCAAAAGTTGAGTGAAAAAGGAGTGGATATCGACTCGACATTCCACGGACAATGGACGGTAAAGGCCACTGGTGGGCCATTGGAAGTCTGGGCTGAGAAACCCTTTGAGATCTTTATTCAACGTGACGGAACTGATACCCAAAGTTCAGAGGAAAGGGATAAAGCCCATCCGGAAAGCGTTGAGCTTCATCAAAATTATCCCAACCCGTTTAATCCCACTACAATTATCAGGTTTGAATTACCTCATACCGAGCAGGTTCGTCTTGAAGTATTCGACGTGTCAGGGAGGAAGATATCAACTCTTCTGGATGAAACTGTTTCAGCGGGAATGCATGAGGTTACTTTCGACGCCTCTGGTTTATCATCTGGTATGTATCTGTACAAGATGCAAACCAATAATTTTTTGCAAACCAGACAAATGATGTTTATCAAATAA
- the kduI gene encoding 5-dehydro-4-deoxy-D-glucuronate isomerase, with protein MEIRHSVGKREVKNMKSQDLRDHFLVEDLMKDNKIQMVYSHYDRIIIGGAVSDGKELELETSDELKSDYFLERRELGIILISGEGLVTVDGEKYTLEEKECLYVGRGKKSVVFSGRGKNEKAKFYFTSTPAHTEYPVAKMGLSEAESQYMGSAERSNERTINKYIHPDGIKSCQLMMGFTVLKKGSIWNTMPPHLHERRMEAYFYCDLPEDDRIWHFMGEFEETRHMLVANNQAIISPPWSIHSGAGTSNYCFVWAMAGENQSFSDMDAVPLDKLK; from the coding sequence ATGGAAATCAGGCATTCTGTTGGAAAAAGAGAAGTAAAAAATATGAAATCGCAAGATCTTAGAGATCATTTTCTGGTCGAAGATCTAATGAAGGATAATAAGATTCAAATGGTTTATAGCCATTATGATCGAATAATAATTGGAGGAGCTGTTTCTGACGGTAAGGAGCTAGAGCTTGAAACATCAGATGAGTTGAAATCCGACTATTTTCTTGAAAGAAGGGAGTTGGGTATTATTCTCATATCAGGTGAAGGCCTGGTAACAGTTGACGGTGAAAAGTATACATTGGAAGAAAAAGAGTGTCTGTATGTCGGCCGGGGAAAAAAATCTGTTGTTTTCAGCGGTAGAGGCAAGAACGAAAAAGCCAAATTCTACTTCACCTCAACTCCTGCCCACACCGAGTATCCTGTAGCAAAGATGGGTTTATCAGAAGCTGAGTCACAGTACATGGGATCCGCTGAGCGATCTAATGAACGAACAATTAATAAATACATACATCCGGATGGTATCAAAAGTTGCCAGCTCATGATGGGATTTACTGTGCTAAAAAAAGGAAGTATTTGGAATACCATGCCTCCACATCTCCATGAAAGAAGAATGGAAGCCTATTTTTACTGCGATCTTCCAGAAGATGACCGTATATGGCACTTTATGGGGGAATTCGAAGAAACAAGACATATGTTGGTCGCTAATAATCAGGCCATCATTTCCCCACCATGGTCAATACATTCCGGAGCTGGTACCAGTAACTATTGTTTTGTTTGGGCAATGGCAGGTGAAAATCAAAGTTTTTCGGATATGGACGCTGTGCCATTGGACAAACTGAAATAG
- a CDS encoding SDR family NAD(P)-dependent oxidoreductase, translating to MIEKLFSLEEKTALVTGASRGLGQAMAIALADAGANVICAGSRPGSADETAGIIEKKGRKSWSVFGDLSSSSEVEKLAEDANSCSRTIDILVNNAGTIERFPAAEYPTEAWERVIQTNLNSVYFLSRYFGAKMIERKQGKIVNTASLLSFSGGITVPSYAASKHAVAGLTKALANEWAVKNIQVNAIAPGYFKTDNTQALQNNKERFAEISARIPASRWGIPEDLSGAVIFLSSKASDYVNGHILTVDGGWMAR from the coding sequence ATGATTGAGAAATTGTTTTCACTCGAAGAAAAAACGGCATTAGTCACCGGAGCCAGCAGGGGGCTTGGGCAAGCCATGGCTATTGCTCTTGCAGATGCGGGAGCCAATGTAATTTGTGCGGGTTCACGTCCAGGTAGCGCTGATGAAACGGCCGGGATAATAGAAAAAAAAGGACGAAAAAGCTGGTCTGTATTTGGAGATCTGTCTTCTTCTTCAGAAGTAGAAAAATTGGCCGAAGATGCAAATTCATGTAGCAGGACTATCGATATTCTGGTAAATAATGCAGGCACCATTGAACGTTTCCCGGCAGCGGAATATCCAACGGAAGCCTGGGAGAGAGTCATACAGACAAACCTCAATTCTGTCTATTTTCTGAGCCGTTATTTTGGTGCAAAGATGATTGAAAGAAAGCAGGGAAAAATTGTCAATACAGCATCTTTACTCTCCTTTTCAGGTGGTATTACCGTACCTTCATATGCCGCATCAAAACATGCTGTCGCCGGACTTACCAAAGCACTTGCCAATGAATGGGCTGTTAAGAATATTCAGGTCAATGCGATTGCTCCTGGATATTTTAAAACCGATAACACTCAGGCGTTGCAGAATAACAAAGAACGATTTGCTGAAATTTCTGCCAGAATTCCGGCAAGCCGCTGGGGTATTCCGGAAGACTTAAGCGGAGCAGTTATATTCCTGAGCTCAAAGGCCTCTGATTACGTAAATGGCCATATCTTAACGGTAGATGGTGGGTGGATGGCGAGATAG
- a CDS encoding glycoside hydrolase family 88 protein, translated as MAFKINSVSKYFLSSACCFLTALVFLSISCSPNEENENLSSRIFDFSDQQLRYMIEELNEAIQEDPEGKKVSPRSVRDGEMFVVPSSDWTSGFLPGMLWMMYEYHGDEYWMEKAVERTAPIEREKLNDGTHDMGFKVFNSFGQGYRHTNDEEYYDIIIEASNTLITRYNETVGAIRSWDFNRDRWDFPVIIDNMMNLEMLFWASEVTGDKKYFDIAKQHAWTTYEEHFRDDYGSYHVVDFDTTTGESRKKITHQGTADESAWARGQAWGLYGFVMTYRYTETPEFLELAEEIADYMLYHPNMPEDLVPFWDYDAPGIPDAARDASAAAIMASALYELSEKVPEKQEYYRETADQVLDNLYSNYRSQPIGSNHGFLLDSSTGHHPHGYEIDTPLIYADYYLLEAALRKKSLRE; from the coding sequence ATGGCTTTTAAAATTAACTCAGTTAGTAAGTATTTTCTTAGTAGTGCCTGCTGCTTTCTGACTGCCCTTGTATTTTTGAGCATTTCATGCTCACCCAATGAAGAAAATGAAAATCTGAGCAGCAGGATATTTGATTTTTCTGATCAACAGTTAAGGTACATGATAGAGGAGTTGAATGAGGCCATTCAAGAGGATCCGGAGGGGAAAAAAGTAAGTCCGAGATCTGTAAGAGATGGAGAAATGTTTGTAGTACCCTCGTCGGACTGGACCAGCGGTTTCTTGCCGGGTATGCTTTGGATGATGTATGAATATCACGGCGACGAATACTGGATGGAAAAGGCTGTTGAACGAACAGCTCCGATAGAGCGTGAAAAGCTGAATGATGGAACACATGATATGGGCTTCAAGGTCTTCAATAGTTTCGGCCAGGGTTACAGACATACAAATGACGAAGAATATTACGATATCATCATTGAAGCTTCCAATACGTTGATCACACGTTACAATGAAACAGTTGGCGCCATTCGTTCCTGGGATTTTAACAGAGACCGGTGGGATTTTCCTGTTATTATAGACAATATGATGAATTTGGAAATGTTGTTTTGGGCTAGCGAAGTGACTGGTGATAAAAAGTACTTTGATATTGCAAAACAACACGCCTGGACTACCTATGAAGAGCACTTCAGAGATGATTACGGCTCTTACCATGTTGTTGACTTTGATACAACCACTGGTGAGTCAAGAAAGAAAATCACTCATCAGGGAACTGCTGACGAATCAGCCTGGGCCCGGGGACAGGCCTGGGGATTGTACGGCTTCGTTATGACGTACCGGTATACCGAAACTCCCGAGTTTCTCGAATTGGCTGAGGAGATAGCGGATTATATGTTATATCATCCCAATATGCCTGAGGATCTGGTGCCGTTTTGGGATTATGATGCTCCGGGAATACCTGATGCTGCCAGGGATGCCTCTGCAGCTGCAATAATGGCATCAGCTCTTTATGAACTTAGTGAAAAAGTCCCGGAAAAACAGGAATATTACCGGGAGACAGCCGATCAGGTTCTGGATAATCTGTACAGTAACTATCGTTCGCAACCCATAGGCAGTAATCACGGTTTTTTATTGGACAGCAGTACAGGTCATCATCCACATGGATATGAAATAGATACACCACTTATTTATGCGGACTACTACTTGCTTGAAGCAGCATTGAGAAAAAAAAGCTTAAGGGAATAA
- a CDS encoding IS110 family transposase, translating to MPEVSFDTQGYDYKAETTTSAIATMENQQPSIAFEQVIERGCGIDIHKEVLVATIRGRGIKEQTRSFDTFTGSLERLRDWLKQHGITHIAMESTTVYWKPVYNILEEDFEILLVNARHIKNVPGQKTDKKDSRWITKLLLSGLLKGSFVPPGHIRQLRDLTRYKRKVIEQISSEKNRVHKVLEDANIKLSSVVSNLSGVTAAKIIDAMMDGQEDVAELVKLRHGKMHSSPQKLAASLQGRLTDHHRFMLRTYKESIESKKAIIAKLDEQIDRQLAESELVLDAELLATIPGVGKEAAAYILAEIGDNMEQFPDEQHLSSWAGMSPGSNESAGKKKSTRITHGDKYLKILLVQCAWAATRTKNTYLRSKYESLVGRRGKKRALVAVGRKILIAAYFILKDKQAYKELGPMYLQQRNKNRKIDRHLKQLEELGVQVEIKDVA from the coding sequence ATGCCGGAAGTATCTTTCGACACACAGGGGTATGATTATAAAGCCGAAACCACCACTTCAGCCATTGCGACTATGGAAAACCAACAGCCCAGTATAGCCTTTGAGCAGGTCATTGAGCGTGGATGTGGCATCGATATCCACAAGGAAGTTTTGGTGGCCACGATACGTGGCCGTGGCATCAAAGAACAAACGCGTTCTTTTGATACGTTCACCGGATCTTTGGAGCGGTTGCGCGACTGGCTCAAGCAACATGGGATTACCCATATAGCCATGGAAAGTACCACTGTGTACTGGAAGCCGGTCTACAATATTCTGGAGGAGGACTTTGAGATCTTGCTGGTCAATGCCCGGCACATCAAAAACGTACCGGGCCAGAAGACCGACAAAAAGGACAGCCGGTGGATCACCAAGCTGTTGTTAAGCGGATTGTTGAAAGGCAGCTTTGTCCCGCCCGGGCATATCCGCCAGCTTCGGGATCTGACGCGCTACAAACGCAAGGTCATCGAACAGATCTCCTCGGAAAAGAACCGGGTGCACAAGGTGCTGGAGGATGCCAACATCAAACTCTCGAGTGTGGTGAGCAATCTCAGCGGGGTAACGGCCGCCAAGATCATCGATGCGATGATGGACGGGCAGGAAGATGTGGCCGAGTTGGTCAAACTGCGTCACGGCAAGATGCACAGCAGTCCGCAGAAGCTGGCCGCCTCGCTGCAGGGCCGCCTTACCGATCACCACCGGTTTATGCTGCGGACCTACAAAGAGTCCATAGAAAGCAAGAAAGCGATCATAGCAAAGCTGGATGAACAAATAGACCGACAACTGGCGGAAAGTGAACTGGTGCTCGACGCGGAGTTACTGGCTACCATCCCGGGAGTAGGCAAAGAAGCCGCGGCCTACATCCTTGCCGAAATAGGCGATAATATGGAGCAGTTTCCCGATGAGCAGCATTTGAGCAGCTGGGCGGGGATGTCGCCGGGCAGCAATGAGTCGGCCGGTAAAAAAAAAAGCACACGAATAACCCATGGCGATAAATACCTGAAGATTCTGCTGGTCCAGTGCGCCTGGGCGGCAACGCGAACCAAAAACACGTATCTGCGAAGTAAATATGAGAGTCTGGTAGGAAGAAGAGGCAAAAAAAGAGCTTTGGTAGCCGTAGGACGCAAGATCCTGATTGCCGCCTACTTCATCCTCAAAGACAAGCAGGCCTACAAGGAACTTGGACCCATGTACTTGCAGCAACGAAACAAAAACCGAAAAATAGACCGGCACCTCAAACAACTTGAGGAACTGGGTGTACAAGTGGAAATCAAAGATGTTGCCTAA
- a CDS encoding GlcG/HbpS family heme-binding protein, with protein sequence MKKKWLLTLIVFLIVTTGIQAESYNTRSLTLEEARVILNAAEERAEQDEWTVAIAIVDAGGHLLSFSRLPGTQIASIDVAIEKAVTSVYYERPTKAFQNGVADGNMSLLSLPHFSAFEGGVPIIVDDEIIGAIGVSGVTPEQDGIIANAGAEALDR encoded by the coding sequence ATGAAAAAAAAATGGTTACTGACATTGATAGTCTTTTTAATTGTCACAACCGGTATTCAGGCAGAATCTTATAATACCCGTTCACTGACATTGGAAGAGGCCAGGGTAATTTTAAATGCTGCGGAAGAGCGGGCAGAACAGGATGAATGGACTGTAGCTATCGCCATTGTCGATGCCGGTGGACATTTGCTGAGTTTTAGCCGTTTGCCAGGTACACAAATTGCAAGTATTGATGTAGCAATCGAGAAAGCAGTAACCTCGGTATATTACGAAAGACCAACAAAGGCTTTTCAGAATGGAGTTGCAGATGGTAATATGTCATTACTGTCATTGCCTCATTTCAGTGCTTTTGAAGGCGGCGTTCCGATAATTGTCGATGATGAGATTATTGGTGCGATAGGTGTGAGTGGGGTGACACCTGAACAGGATGGTATTATTGCAAATGCCGGGGCGGAGGCTTTGGATCGGTAA
- a CDS encoding enolase C-terminal domain-like protein, producing MVNQIVYNYAENVSALMSISITDTYCEFEREPLANPFGFKGGYLKEIWQTAVLLKSDDQLSGIGLGCQSVLWSDRRIFVSASESGGNSLMFAITDKALQLAKGRSFDTPIDLLNQLFPEVYAYAQGITGLPDLNMTFVMNALVAIDNAAWILYAKHHGIKNFDELIPEKYRPALSYRHDQVACVPIASYGMSIHDIKQLVNRQGYFVLKIKIGSPGGQQEMLENDKKRFEQIHQAIGETKSQYTKNGLIPYYLDINGRYESKELLKQFLDHAEKIGAMNQIFLLEEPFPEEYTAHVDDLGITIVADESAHTADNVKERIEMGYGAMALKPIVKTLSMTFEMAKIAYEYNTPCFCADLTVNPVLVDWNKNVAARLTTIPGINTGLLETNGHQNYKYWKEMLDYHPDPDASWVQSRNGVFNLDKSFYKKSGGIFEDLPHYRSILMPQ from the coding sequence TTGGTCAACCAAATTGTATATAATTACGCCGAAAACGTTTCCGCCCTGATGTCAATATCAATTACCGATACCTATTGCGAGTTTGAACGAGAGCCATTGGCCAACCCTTTCGGTTTTAAAGGAGGATATTTAAAAGAAATCTGGCAGACCGCAGTATTGCTGAAGTCCGATGATCAACTATCCGGCATAGGACTTGGGTGCCAGAGTGTGCTATGGTCTGATCGGAGAATCTTTGTTTCTGCATCTGAGAGCGGTGGCAACAGTCTCATGTTTGCGATAACGGATAAAGCACTTCAATTGGCAAAGGGCCGATCTTTTGACACTCCTATAGACCTTTTGAATCAGTTGTTCCCGGAAGTCTATGCCTACGCACAAGGTATAACCGGTTTGCCGGATCTCAACATGACGTTTGTTATGAATGCTCTTGTAGCAATAGATAATGCAGCATGGATTTTATATGCCAAACATCACGGGATTAAAAATTTTGATGAATTGATCCCCGAGAAATATCGCCCGGCGCTTTCGTATCGTCATGATCAAGTGGCTTGTGTTCCTATTGCTTCATATGGCATGTCCATACACGATATTAAACAACTTGTGAACCGACAGGGGTATTTTGTACTTAAAATCAAGATCGGGTCACCAGGTGGTCAGCAAGAAATGCTTGAAAACGACAAAAAGCGATTTGAACAGATCCATCAGGCTATTGGAGAAACCAAATCACAATACACCAAAAACGGACTGATACCCTATTATTTGGATATCAACGGCAGGTACGAGAGCAAGGAGCTTCTGAAACAATTTCTGGATCATGCCGAAAAAATCGGGGCAATGAATCAGATCTTTTTGTTGGAAGAGCCGTTCCCGGAAGAGTACACAGCGCATGTAGATGACCTGGGTATTACCATCGTCGCCGATGAAAGCGCGCATACGGCTGATAATGTAAAAGAACGGATTGAAATGGGATATGGAGCCATGGCCCTGAAACCCATTGTCAAAACGTTGAGCATGACATTTGAAATGGCGAAAATCGCTTATGAGTACAATACTCCTTGTTTTTGTGCTGACCTTACCGTCAATCCGGTATTGGTGGATTGGAACAAAAATGTCGCTGCCCGACTAACAACAATCCCGGGAATCAATACCGGTCTTCTGGAAACCAACGGTCATCAAAACTATAAATACTGGAAGGAAATGCTCGATTATCATCCTGACCCCGATGCATCATGGGTACAGTCCCGAAATGGAGTATTCAATCTTGACAAATCATTTTATAAAAAAAGTGGCGGAATTTTCGAGGATTTACCTCACTACCGATCCATTTTGATGCCCCAATAG
- a CDS encoding Nramp family divalent metal transporter, producing the protein MSQKNDPSRSGSSSIDPGTGTSPTTPASTKNINGFFGWYRSLGPAIIVASVVLGPGSIYLSSAIGVEFGFALLWVPLLTTVLMICLVILAGRLGVIYDRTLLEELAHRLGRPAAAFTGLIVFLITTSFQTANNAAILFAVDPILEMIFGQPANEIRGGGTSLVILVILNGFILAVLFGFKRLYPPMEKLMIALVLVMLVGFIANLVYAQPALQEIGRGLIPSIPAAASGQPPLNWTLVVGFLGTTVSMAGVFYQSYLVKEKGWSIRDVKSGMTDSLLGIGLLGLISAIIMTTAAVVLHNPEERMTFGSAVEIARQLEPLFGPTAVILFSLGLFAGAFSSFMINAMIGGTLLADGLGQGGRIDQQSTRMFTAGVLLLGMTIALVSGGTAPEIVITFAQALTVLGLPVLVLAMVYLVTRRELNGSYAIPFWMKLVLYIGTVAVVIIAVSIMFNLLFT; encoded by the coding sequence ATGAGCCAAAAAAACGATCCTTCACGTTCCGGTTCCAGCTCCATTGATCCCGGGACCGGAACTTCACCGACCACACCGGCTTCCACAAAAAATATTAACGGCTTTTTCGGATGGTACCGATCACTGGGCCCCGCTATCATTGTGGCGTCTGTTGTCCTGGGGCCGGGAAGCATTTATCTGTCATCTGCAATCGGTGTAGAGTTCGGGTTTGCCTTGCTTTGGGTACCTTTGTTAACCACAGTATTGATGATATGCCTGGTTATATTGGCCGGCAGGTTGGGGGTCATTTATGACCGCACCCTCCTGGAAGAGCTAGCACACCGGCTTGGGAGGCCTGCAGCCGCTTTTACGGGTTTGATTGTATTTCTGATTACAACCAGTTTTCAAACTGCAAACAACGCGGCCATTTTATTTGCCGTCGATCCCATTCTTGAAATGATTTTCGGACAGCCGGCGAATGAAATACGCGGTGGTGGGACAAGCCTGGTGATATTAGTGATCCTTAATGGCTTTATTCTGGCCGTTTTGTTTGGATTCAAGCGCCTGTACCCGCCTATGGAAAAACTAATGATCGCTCTGGTTTTGGTTATGCTGGTCGGGTTTATCGCAAATCTGGTATACGCCCAACCGGCTCTTCAGGAAATCGGCCGCGGACTGATTCCCTCTATTCCGGCAGCTGCATCCGGGCAGCCTCCGCTGAACTGGACACTTGTAGTCGGGTTTTTGGGAACCACCGTTTCCATGGCCGGTGTGTTCTATCAATCCTATCTTGTGAAGGAAAAGGGATGGAGCATTCGGGATGTAAAAAGCGGTATGACCGATTCACTATTGGGCATCGGTCTCCTCGGTCTTATATCTGCAATTATCATGACCACGGCTGCTGTGGTTCTGCACAACCCGGAGGAACGAATGACCTTCGGATCTGCAGTAGAAATCGCACGTCAACTTGAACCGCTCTTTGGTCCGACTGCGGTAATACTGTTCAGCCTCGGCCTTTTTGCAGGTGCATTTTCTTCGTTTATGATCAATGCGATGATCGGAGGCACTTTGCTGGCGGACGGACTGGGGCAAGGGGGACGAATAGACCAGCAATCCACGCGTATGTTTACCGCTGGTGTACTGCTTCTCGGGATGACTATAGCCCTGGTTTCAGGAGGTACAGCTCCGGAAATTGTGATTACATTTGCCCAGGCACTGACGGTGCTCGGATTACCCGTTCTTGTCCTCGCCATGGTCTATCTGGTTACACGAAGAGAATTGAACGGATCTTATGCTATACCGTTCTGGATGAAATTGGTATTGTACATTGGGACAGTAGCTGTGGTAATAATTGCCGTCAGTATCATGTTTAATCTCTTGTTTACATGA